The Syngnathus typhle isolate RoL2023-S1 ecotype Sweden linkage group LG6, RoL_Styp_1.0, whole genome shotgun sequence genome has a window encoding:
- the LOC133155032 gene encoding uncharacterized protein LOC133155032 isoform X1, which produces MLNAGQHHEVLGHDPHQEPAALFGKPWFWQRSSGAMEGTRTLARVIMEMREEIRKLEQNRALTKDREEDQEQTQEGVLEEEHENLYGNLRRNASAPILKRQFKEREGSQHHLKKKNYTYFQPITAILHVFSPSENVMTVRRYSRSSSTPEMTQTKGIVDPWERLSHFGWGRLQEEVRGGNGNPDHSVSSDVASAKNRTSLQECVQKTRVKVKTVTFLLPVDDIYTSKPVLSKPQEPTTTELTPITDTESREEQKWPLA; this is translated from the exons ATGTTAAACGCCGGGCAGCACCACGAGGTCCTGGGGCACGACCCGCATCAAGAACCCGCCGCGCTCTTTGGGAAGCCCTGGTTCTGGCAGCGCAGCAGCGGCGCCATGGAGGGAACCCGCACCTTGGCCCGTGTCATCATGGAGATGCGGGAGGAGATCAGGAAGTTAGAGCAGAACCGAGCGCTGACAAAAGACCGGGAAGAAGACCAGGAGCAGACACAAGAAGGGGTTTTAGAGGAAGAGCATGAAAACCTATATGGGAATCTCAGGAGAAATGCATCTGCTCCCATTCTAAAGCGACAATTTAAGGAACGTGAAGGTAGCcagcatcatttaaaaaaaaaaaattatacataCTTTCAACCCATCACTGCTATCTTGCATGTCTTTTCCCCCTCAGAAAATGTCATGACAGTTCGAAGGTATTCCAGGAGCTCAAGCACACCTGAGATGACACAGACCAAGGGTATAGTGGACCCCTGGGAACGACTGAGCCACTTTGGATGGGGGCGTCTACAAGAGGAGGTCCGGGGAGGAAATGGCAACCCGGATCACTCTGTCAGCAGTGACGTGGCCTCAGCGAAAAACAGGACATCCCTTCAGGAATGTGTGCAAAAGACTAG AGTCAAAGTGAAAACAGTCACATTTCTTCTACCAGTGGACGACATCTACACCAGCAAACCAGTTCTGTCCAAGCCTCAGGAGCCCACAACCACCGAGCTGACCCCCATAACTGATACAGAGTCGCGAGAGGAACAAAAGTGGCCACTTGCATGA
- the LOC133155032 gene encoding uncharacterized protein LOC133155032 isoform X2 — protein MLNAGQHHEVLGHDPHQEPAALFGKPWFWQRSSGAMEGTRTLARVIMEMREEIRKLEQNRALTKDREEDQEQTQEGVLEEEHENLYGNLRRNASAPILKRQFKEREENVMTVRRYSRSSSTPEMTQTKGIVDPWERLSHFGWGRLQEEVRGGNGNPDHSVSSDVASAKNRTSLQECVQKTRVKVKTVTFLLPVDDIYTSKPVLSKPQEPTTTELTPITDTESREEQKWPLA, from the exons ATGTTAAACGCCGGGCAGCACCACGAGGTCCTGGGGCACGACCCGCATCAAGAACCCGCCGCGCTCTTTGGGAAGCCCTGGTTCTGGCAGCGCAGCAGCGGCGCCATGGAGGGAACCCGCACCTTGGCCCGTGTCATCATGGAGATGCGGGAGGAGATCAGGAAGTTAGAGCAGAACCGAGCGCTGACAAAAGACCGGGAAGAAGACCAGGAGCAGACACAAGAAGGGGTTTTAGAGGAAGAGCATGAAAACCTATATGGGAATCTCAGGAGAAATGCATCTGCTCCCATTCTAAAGCGACAATTTAAGGAACGTGAAG AAAATGTCATGACAGTTCGAAGGTATTCCAGGAGCTCAAGCACACCTGAGATGACACAGACCAAGGGTATAGTGGACCCCTGGGAACGACTGAGCCACTTTGGATGGGGGCGTCTACAAGAGGAGGTCCGGGGAGGAAATGGCAACCCGGATCACTCTGTCAGCAGTGACGTGGCCTCAGCGAAAAACAGGACATCCCTTCAGGAATGTGTGCAAAAGACTAG AGTCAAAGTGAAAACAGTCACATTTCTTCTACCAGTGGACGACATCTACACCAGCAAACCAGTTCTGTCCAAGCCTCAGGAGCCCACAACCACCGAGCTGACCCCCATAACTGATACAGAGTCGCGAGAGGAACAAAAGTGGCCACTTGCATGA